aagagtttgaagtatattttcacgcagaaggagttaaatctcagacagaggagatggttggagctcataaaggactatgatatgagattgcattatcacccaggaaaggctaacgtagtagcagacgcgttgagccgcaagagtcatgtcaacaccctcatgacaggagagttacctcaggagttagccgaggaccttcgcgagctatgtttggagatagttccaagaggctatttagcgacattgaagattcagtctaccttgatggaaaggatcagagaagctcagaagacagacaaggagattgaagagataaaggagaagatgagcaaaggaaaagccaagggatttcgtgaggatgagcacgataccttatggtttgaggaccgcgtatatgtgccaaacgatccggagatcaggaagttgattttgcaagaagcccatgattcaccgtactcgattcacccagggaataccaagatgtatttggatctgaagaatactttctggtggaccggaatgaagaaggatattgcagaatatgtagcagtttgtgatgtatgtcagagagtgaaggcagagcatcagaagccagcaggattgctacaaccattgccgatacccgaatggaagtgggataaaataggcatggattttatcacaggattacccaggactcgttcaggctatgactcaatatgggttgtagtcgaccgtttgacgaaagtgactcatttcattccagtgaagaccacttacaccagtgctaagttggcaaagatatacatgaccaggatcgtatgtttgcatgaagttccgaggaccattgtatcagacagaggaacccaatttacctcgaagttttggaagcagttacatgaaacattgggaatcaggctagaatttagtacagcttttcacccacagacagatggacagaccgagagagtcaaccagattttggaggacatgttgagagcttgtgcactagattatggatctagttgggatgacaatttgccatatgcggagttttcatataacaacagttatcaaaccagtttgaagatggcccctttcgaagcgttgtatggaaggaggtgtagaacgccgttgttatgggacgaagtcggagaccgtcagttgtttggaccagatttgattaaggagtctgaacagaaagtgaggttgattcgcgataggctcaaggtagcccagtccaggcagaagagttatgctgattctaaacgaaaggagacagttcacgaagtcggagaccgagtttatcttcgagtatcaccacttcgaggagtgaagagctttggagttaagggaaagttagcgccatgttttatcggaccatacagagttgtggaacgtatgggagaggttgcctacaagctggaattgcccgaaggattgtctggagttcatgatgtatttcacgtttcccagttgaagaagtgccacgcagagatggctgagataccactgagagatactgtgccactgaaagcaattcagctggaaagtgatttgacttatgaggagaaaccagttaagattcttgagtatgccagccgagttacccgcagtaaggttatcaagttttgcaaggtccagtggagtcaccacacggaagatgaagccacctgggagcgagaggaagatctacggaaggaccactcccacctattttctagccaacccgaatctcgagggcgagattcatcttaaggggggtaggtttgtaacatcccaaattttcaatttggtatgttatacatagatcatcattgcatatcatgttttattgcatttttacaaatcctcgataaatcctaagcaactcaaggaccctcggagagagttggggattttctcgaattttcatatttgattttcatcaaataataaaacgaggattttggttttaattattttctctccggaaaaatatttcattttaaaaataaatgagagaagaaaatatgacttctccaaaacaattgaaatactggaggaaaagtgttaaaatcatttattggattttattcggattttatttgcaattttatttgcattaaaaatattgcatgttttcaaaaatttattttgtgttaaaaaaatgttcaccctattctagattttctaactagacggggaaaatttgttttaccttttttggacttttatttatttttctacgaatatttttccgcggaacgtatttaaaaaaaaactgcgcgcgcccgccgggccgaagcccagccgaggcccagccgcccgcgtcgtcctcctcgcgcacgcagcgccgccgccgctcggagtCCGGCACCCGCACGCCCGCCGCtcggcttgccccctcccccaagccaccggaGCCCCCCTATTTATACCCCCGCACCCCCCCTCTTCTactcatcccgccgccgccgcacttgcccgccccgccgccgccggagccggagctcggagccgccgccgccgtttgccgccccctcgccgcccctcgcacccccccgagccccgcacccccgccgccccaccggagcagccagagcccgccagagccccgcccccgacgaggtacctcgccgccgttcggttgtcggttttcttttaaaaaaaccattcgtttaaaaaaaacctagattggttttttttgttttgttattttgcgagcgttcaccgaaccgtttgttttaacgaacgcgttcatcggttttttctctgttaacgaacgtccgttctttaaccgttcgtccgtttttctttttcgtcggatttttctgcgattatctctgattcgatttctgatcgaatcttcgtttctgtttaacttttcgctcgtttatcggaatcaggcgattcaagcgcctagagtttcgtctcgaaattctctttccatttaacctattcaaacaagtttttgctactgtaaaatttgacctagatccagattagtaaacgaagcttgtttctttcgccgtttgactttcgttgcttcgttcgagttgattctttttgcaaaccggagttcttaagttgaactttctggttggatctttcattcgagttttacctgtgcattagatgagtactgattgtctgcttgtttgtttgcgatagagtacccggagtgtgccgcctgttacttcgaatcgctaggtttcgcggatcatcagcaaggcaagtaacactttgatcataccttccatacccagtttttattgcattagatctattcctcaaaggttgcatgattaggatctaattaaactgtgggtattgggaagtagttgaggtagtacctattacctgttttcttatcaaacccttgggagttacttctacgttgctattatattgccatgctatgctcgtagacgtggtttgggtttgagagatattcatgacagatgtgagattgttaataatggtttacctaaggtggcaactaaaactcacatctgggtggattgaggcacctggagaacccagtgttgtctgtttgtataaggaccgccacccaggctcaaagggatcataagattattcatgctagaaacttccgtgtgcagccacaagctattatgggctctagcatggttgagtaggttacatgatctcttgaagaggtgggctagtagatgtaggggaaagtaggtgtaccggtccatccagagtaaagagtgattgtttctgaaagactgtgtctcggtcatccgcttctcaaacatcatgcagtgtgagaaataaaacggaggtgatcgagtcttgtggggaaaagtgcacaaacctctgcagagtgtacaaactaatcatggttagccgtgtccccggttatggacaacttgagtatgtagtacctggattatcatttgaatctcatcaccatgttactttaattaattttgttgggttaatgatgacatttaattgggattgagttggaggtaccttctcaatgtttaacaaccaccatgatagttaaataaaatttattcctttgaagtagggaaaaattggttttttcgcaaaataaccatagagctttccaccaaccatatatgcatgtagtatagcattattattgttcattattctctatgtgttactttgccagcatattatatgtgctgacccgttttcgggctgcaacgtttcatgttgcagacttttcagacgacgagtaaggtgccttaggtcgtggtcttatacttagtgatgccgctggagttgatggactcacttatcttccaagtcttccgctgttatcattttagatggccttaagccatgtttatcatacttaatctctttggagatattcgatgtaataagcgtgtgattgctagtctgttataaatcctccatttgtactgtgcgtgtcagcattactgatccagggatgacactggtgcacagcagcacagaacatttgaggtctggtcgctacagtagaTTGACCAAAGGCGCTCGAACTCAACTGACACGTCGCAGAACCTTCGCCAAACGTAGTGCTCCGAACTCTGCAAAAACTCTAGGTTAATACTGTTAAATTCGAATATTGATATTATGCAGAATTAACAGCACCATTGCATAAATTATGCCAAAACTACCAGGGCAGAATCACAGCATTATGAAAACTAGCATCTCTTCAGTGTCAAATGACATTTTGTAAATTCCAACCACAACATCGTTATACTGTTCGGATATAATTTACTTCATCAACTCTTTCTTCTCAAGTTCTCATGTAAAACCTTTTCTTTATGAAATGTGCCTGGCCTGACAATGtaccaaaagaaataaaacaacaacaataaagcctttagtcccacacagggttggggtaggctagaggtgaaacacataagaccaactcatggttctgctGGCACATGGATAGCAGGCTTCCACGCACCGCtctccatggctagttctttggtgatactccagtccTTCAGATAATGTATCAAAAGAAATAAAGTGCAATAATTATGATTTCACAGAAAATGCTCCCATGACTATAAGATTGGAACACAGTGCCGTGTAAGTGTTAAAACCATATAAGAAGGGTTTGAAATATGTCCAACCAAAGCTGCATAGGCATTTTGCTAAAACAGCTTCAACTGGTGGATGTCAAACCAACATTACCCAGACAgtcctttttcctttctttcttgcATTTGGCGTATAATCAGGTATCAGTTTCGCACCTATGAACTTGATTGTAATTATTCGAAAGTATACAGATCCACCGCCCAGCAGACTATATCAGGGTAACATATGTGGTTTCTCAATTGATCCAACGTGTGCTCATTATGCTAGTAAACTAAAATACCAAGCACAAAGACAAAAGCGTCCGTACCGAAGAAATCCAGATCTTCAGGGTGATAGAATAGAATATGATTACCTCGTGCTGTAAGGGACCCTCGTCGCGAACTAGGCACCCAGGCTGTACTTCAGTTGGCGCTGTAGTTGTGCACCTGCCGCAGCCCGGGCGACCCCAGCCCGGAGGAAGGAGAGAAGCGAGGTGGAGCGGCAGGGCGTCTCGGGGCGGGCTGGGTGGGGCCAGCTCGTTACGCCCCCGTGTTGGATCCGAGTCGGTGAACACCGAGGCCGGCCTTGACATGCGGCGAGGGGAGCCGGCGGGAGCCTGCGAGATCGGGAACCACCGCCTGCCCGCATCGGTGCCCCGTGATGCGCGCGGGCAGGCGATGCGCCCGACGTCGTCGTTGACGAACCCGACAGGAGCCGGCGCGTccgcaggcggaggcggaggcgcacGAGGAGACGTAGGTGGGGACGGACTGCTGTCCCCGGTGGGCTGGAAGCAGTCGTCGATGTACAGCCGGGCGAGGGGCTCGTCCTCCGCGAAGAGCTCCTCCAACGGATCTGGGACGCGGGAGCGGTCGAGGCCCTCGTCGGCGGCGAACAACTGATCGTACGGATCGATCGTCATCGCCGACGATGGGAGGCGAGGGCTCGATCGAGATCGGGGGAGGGGGATAGGCGAGGTTGCGAAACAGTTTAATCGGGGAATTCCGCGAGATTAGGTTGGTTGGGGATTTTCGGCACAAGCGTTGGGGATTTTGGGGTATTTGATTTTGGGTCTGTTCTAGGCACATGTGtcatagttattgcacatctaagtgacacaatcaagtataaaaagaaaaagaaaaagaaaaggtaaaaaaaTTCCCATGCGAATCTTCACGTAAACTAATGACATAAGACTTATATGTGCAATACTTATggtacatctagatgtgctttagcaaaactgtttgaCTTTTTGCCACACCTTATTTTGGATTTTGACAATTTGCCACTAGTTACTTTGTAATTCATTTTTTTGCCACAACTTAGTTTGGACTTTGATATTTTGCCCTCTGTCACGTAGGGTCCATATACAATTACCAGAATACCCCTGCCCATGTTTGACCAGGATCAGGAGAGCGCGAGAGGTTCATCCCCTTCGTCTCACACGGTCGCTCGTTTTCATCTCCCTCGTCCCTGGGCTCAACGAACAGGAGACGCGGCGCCTACTGGTCCACCTCGACGGCGACGACCCTAGTCTCTCTCCTGGGCTCGAGCAACGTCACTTCCGAGCCTTGAAGGGCGTCCTCGTTGTCGGGAGCACCGGTGAAGCAGAGAGGACGGAGAGCGCGCACCCGTCGCTGAGGCGTGGATGGGCTGGTGTTGCTCCGCCATGGTATAGCACTCTAGTTGGTGGTGGCCGGTGTCGTGCTCGAGCGGGTCAAGTAGCCGGGGAAGCACCATGGCGCTCCTCCATCCGCTACTCCCCGCCACCAGCCCAAGTAGCTCCCCGCCATGGAGCTCCATGGTCAGAAGCAATCGCGGACGCATGGATCTCGAGCTCATCCTTGACGGGAGGCGTAGCATAGGAGATCGTACTCGCGCAGGGGGAGAAAGGACGGCACGGGCGGACGACGTCCACGCAGTGGCTGGCCATGTCGCTGCCATGGTTCGGCGAGGGAGGAGCGCTCGAAGCGGAGGATGCATAGTCGTCGCCGGGAGTCACGGCTGCACAGCCGCTGGGTCGCGCGGCAGGACAAGGAGGTGTTGTTGGACCCGTCGTGTCCATCACTAGCGACGACCGAGATGACGACATTCACGCCATGGTTGGCCATGGCGCTGTCGTGGTTCAACGGTGGAGGAGGGCACGAGGAGGAGGCTGGTTTATTTTCCAGCCAAAGAGATACAGTATAAGGGTATAATTGTCTGCTGATTTGTGCATACATTTCATCTAGaatttgcaaagattgtttttgtGTTATGAAGTGGCAAAAGAATACAGTCCAAACTAAGTTGCGGCAAAAGATCAATTACAAAGTAAGTAGTGGCAAATTGTCAAAGTCTAAAGTAAGTTCTGGCAAAAAATCAAATTCCACGGCGATTTTCGCACAAGTGTGACAAGTAGCGCAACCTAGAAAACTCTACGTTCCCTTTTCCCTGCTATAGGAGCCCACGAGGAGACCCACAAGTCTACTTGGCCATCTGTCAGGTCGGGCCTGCCAAAGCCCGACACAAAAAACCTAGGCCTTAGCCCGGCCCGGCCATCGGACCTACAAATTGGGCTCAAGCCCGGCCCATCACTCAGAAAAGCCCAGCATGTCTTTGGCCGCAGGCTGAGCCTCTTCCTTAAACTGCAAAATATGatgggcccgagcccggcctggccatcgggctcaaaatctaggcccatgCCCGGCCCATGGGCAACGTCGGGTCCGGTCGGGACGTCTGGGTCGGGCTGTCCATGGCCAGGTATACCAAGAGGCGACCGCGTCCCCCCGAGAATGCTACATCTACGAGCGAGCTAATGTATATTTTACGTAATTAGCCACATGGCAGGGTTGTGATTGGGACGGGGAAGGAGGGACCCACCCCCACTTAAGGTCAGGGGGCCGAAGAGAATTGTGGAAGGAAAGTCACGTAGCCTTTTGTAACTTGTTTCGTAGGATTATTGGCGTCCCACCTCCATCTGCCGGCGAACCTGTGGATTCCCCCTCGCCTTCGCTCGCCGCTCCGGCGGCCGCTGGAGGCGCGAGGAACCCTGGCAATTCGTGTTTGGCGTGTACATAGGGTTAGGGTAGTAATTTGTGTGCTGTCGCTCTGGTGGCGGCGACGCCACGTCAATCAGGTTTGCCCCATCTCCTGCCTTGCCATGGCGATGTCTTCCACGGCGTCGTCGGGGAGGTGTGGGCCTTAGATTCCTGCCACCCCTGCGGGGCGGTGAGGCTAGGACTTCTGGGTGCTGCTGCCGAGGCGACGGTGGTGGCAGCACCATGGAATTCAGTTCTTCGCATTCGTCCTCGTTGCGTCGAGGTCAGCTCAAACGCCGACGAGAAGAGCGGGAGATCCCGTGTTGGAGCTGGCCGATGCATTGTTCCTTTAGGGTGCAACATCAACGGCTTTTGCAGATCGAACTCAAGTCAGGCACAAGGATGGAGGTCCGAAGCAGGCAGATCCGGCGTGGCTACCCCGACTAATTGGCAGTAGGCGACGGATCTGGAGTCGGGAGCACTCCGGGGCTCTCCCCGGCCAACGTGCCCCAACAGATATGGTTTCGTTGCTCAATAGTGAACCACCTCATCGGTCATCAAAGAGCGGATTGCGCGAAGAGGCGCTCCACGATTCATGTCAGATGGAGGTATGTCCCCTTCCTCTCCAACGGTTTCGACGGTGAAGGGGATCAGTGGCGGGCTGTGAGGCGGCTTGGCTCAGAGGTCTCTAGGGACCAAATtgtaattttctcttttttgtgggTCCtctttgttgttgtgttgttgcaCGCGTCCCTTCTGTCTCCTCCTGGATGTCTCTGCTTATGTACGGGGTCTTGTACGATTTCCTTAACTTGAATATATGGAGCGCTTTCTCAAAAAGAACTAGAAAACTCTTTCGATCCGTACCATATTTGGTTTGATCGGTTTAGGGAGTGTCTATTTTGCATTTCACTGTTTGATTGTTTTGCAATTGGAAAACATCCAAAAAATCTAACTAATAAGTCGATGCCACTTGTATGTCCAAAACAATCCCCCTCCCCCCGCGCGTATTGTATGTACTTGTATTTTCGGGTCGGGAAATAAACCCGATTAAACAAAAGCTGAACCACTACCCCTGGTCAGCAGCAAGGAGGATCACCAAACGATTCACAGGCCGGCAACTGTTCCTACTGCAAAAATCTTACCCCCTTCTACGTTCACTAATTCTTCATCCCATTCACCCCCGCTTCACCCTATTACGAAAGGTAAAGTCAATCTTAAAAATTAGATCCTGAAAATTGTAAAACTCTATAATTATAGAAAATCCAGTTACACTGTAAAATCATAGGGATTTACACTAGAATTACTGATTAAGTTACACTATAAAAGACCAACAAAATTCAGGTAATTACACTTGTAAGAACGAATGTATCTTAAAACAAGAACCGCGGCAGCCTCCGCGCGTTCTCAGCGAGTTGGAACATCCGGCCGTCATTTTTGTTTACTTGATGGGATATGGACGTCGGATCGAGCCGCTGGAGGACACATGCCGTCGGATCGACCCCGCGGTACTGTAGGAATGAATAGTTACCATCTCGCGGTAAATATCTCGTGCCACTGCCTGTAAAAATGGGTGGCCGCGAGGGCATTTTTGACATTTCGCGTACCCGACGCCACCTTCCTTGGTTTGCAGCCTCATCCCCAATCGCGTAATACGGCTAGGGTTTTCTCACCCACCTCACTTCTCTCCCTCCCTCGCATCTCTCGCGCAGCCGTCGCTCTTGCTCCTCTCCTTCTCTCCGACTCGAGTCGCCGCTGATCCTctgcgcctccctcctcctcctcctggtcaTCCCTTGTGCTAGCCCCtcgtggctgatacgtctccaacatatctataatttatgaagtattcatgccatgtttacaacaattttatatggttttggtatgatttgattagaactaacccggactgacgctgttttcagcagaattaccatggtgtcgtgcagaaataaaagttctcggaatgggctaaaaatttacggtggttttttatggaccaaaagagacccccgaagcacaagAGCTGGGCCAGGAACCGGACAAGGAGGCCACAAGCCCCGTAGGTGTGCCCTACCCCCCAGGGAGGGTGCTTTGGGCTTGTGGACGCCTCGTGCACCCCCTTgacgggggtccccagaattgcccGCCTGCGGTCCACGGCGTGGCTcgatcaacggcctggtacggcccagcttcaacagcAATAGCGCAAGACCctcgcgcgcgggggggggggggcaagccccgcgaggcggacgacaccaagacctccctgggggcagcctcactaggctggctcccgaggagcgaagatatctatgcaaggtgcacctcgcgaggttcacatgacgtgagccatgacggccaaggccaggtgggcgccagcgggcgtagtgtaccagtttcccctttggtgttaaggaggcaagcacagacgaggagtcccgaggaatcaggcaaaggtttccttatcggtgcaacgagaccaagaccgccaagacggcaggacggaggtcatcgcggagcccacagcagcgtcaccaccagagcctttggcaggcgaagactacttttgtcaggatagcttgtactagttgtctcccttcaaaattgcccgttgtgggatcccttcccacctacatttgggaaaagggccaaggccgctataaataggacttagccaccaccatataaaggggacggatcattcagattaccctcacacccaccagctcatcgagctcaagaacacctcacctcctgaggctattcatcctttgtactagttcatccttagcccctcgaggcaatccaccaccacactagagtagggtattacaccacaaggtggcccgaaccagtataaaccca
This region of Triticum aestivum cultivar Chinese Spring chromosome 2D, IWGSC CS RefSeq v2.1, whole genome shotgun sequence genomic DNA includes:
- the LOC123049870 gene encoding uncharacterized protein — protein: MTIDPYDQLFAADEGLDRSRVPDPLEELFAEDEPLARLYIDDCFQPTGDSSPSPPTSPRAPPPPPADAPAPVGFVNDDVGRIACPRASRGTDAGRRWFPISQAPAGSPRRMSRPASVFTDSDPTRGRNELAPPSPPRDALPLHLASLLPPGWGRPGCGRCTTTAPTEVQPGCLVRDEGPLQHESSEHYVWRRFCDVSVEFERLWSIYCSDQTSNVLCCCAPVSSLDQ